In Pseudomonas oryzihabitans, the DNA window TGGGTCAGGCGGTGGCCATCACTGACCAGGCGCGCATGACCCCGCCGATGCGCGAATTGTCGCCGGAAGAAGGCTTCCCCAGGCTGCCGGTGCACGAATTGCGCTTGGCCTCGCCACCGGGCGAACGCAGCCCCGCCTGCGCTCACCTGGCCGGGCTGATCGCCGAGGGTTTTCGGATCTGAACCCCTCTGTATCACGCGTTTCCTTGCGATTCGGCTAGTGCCTCCGCTGTAGCCTTGCTGTCATCTTGCCCTGGCATGTTGCCTTGCGAACGAGAGGAGGCGCGATTTCGCGCTTCCTGCTTCTAAACCATCGGCAAGGGCGGCACAGACATGCAGGCTTCGCTTCGCGGTATGACGTTGGGATTGGTTCTTAAGCTGATGAGCAGCGGTCAGGCACTGGCGGCGACGCCCATTCCCTTTTGGCATTCGATGGATGCGGAGCTCGGCAAGGAAGTCGATTCCCTGGCCCAGCGATTCAACCAGACGCACCCGGAATTCCAGGTGCAGCCGGTGTACAAGGGCAACTACGAGCAGAACCTGGCCGCCGGGATCGCCGCCTTCCGTACCGGCAAGCCACCGGCCCTCCTGCAGGTCTACGAGGTGGGCACGGCGACCATGATGGCGTCCAACGCCATCGAGCCGGTCTACCAGGTGTTCAAGAATGCCGGCCTTGCCTTCGACGAGTCGCGCTTCGTGCCTACCGTCGCCAGCTACTACAGCGATGGCAAGACCGGGCAGCTACTGTCGCAGCCCTTCAATAGCTCGACGCCGGTGCTCTACTACAACAAGGACGCCTTCACGAAGGCCGGCCTCGACCCGCAGTCGCCGCCCAAGACCTGGCAGGAGCTGGCCGAGGACAGCGCCAAATTGCGCGCCGCCGGCATGAAATGCGGCTACACCAGTGGCTGGCAGAGCTGGGTCCAGTTGGAAAACTTCAGTGCCTGGAACGGCTTGCCGTTCGCCAGCCGCGACAACGGCTACCTAGGTACCGACGCCGTGCTGGAGTTCAACAAGGCGCCCCAGGTCAAGCACATCGCCCTGCTGCAGGAGATGGGCAAGAAGGGTGATTTCACCTATGTCGGGCGCAAGGACGAACCCACCGAGAAGTTCTACAACGGTGACTGTGGCCTGCTCACCACCTCGTCCGGCTCCCTGGCCAACATCCGCCACTATGCCAAGTTCGATTTCGGCGTGGCCATGATGCCCTACGACGGCGACCTCAAGGGCGCGCCGCAGAACGCCATCATCGGTGGGGCCAGCCTCTGGGTGTTCAAGGGCCAGGACGCGGCGGTGAAGCGCGGCGTGGCCGAATTCCTCGCCTTCCTGGCGCAGCCGGAGATCGCGGCCGAGTGGCACCAGCAGACCGGCTACCTGCCGATCACCAAGGCGGCCTACGACCTGACCCGCGAGCAAGGCTTCTACACCAAGAACCCGGGGGCCGACATCGCCACCCGGCAGATGCTGAACAAGCCGCCACTGGCCTTCACCAAGGGCCTGCGCCTGGGCAACATGCCGCAGATCCGCGCGGTGATCGATGAGGAGCTGGAAGGCGTCTGGACCGGCAAGCAGGCCCCGCAGCAGGCGCTGGACGCCGCCGTGCAACGCGGCAATGCCCTGTTGCGTCGCTTCGAGAAGTCCAGCCAGTAAGGCTGATGTCTGCCCCGGCGCCGGCATGCTTCCTGCCGGCGCCGGCCCTTCTTCTCGCAACGACTTTCCCGCCCATGTCCACATCGCGTCAGGTCTTTCCCTCCGGCTGGCTGCCCTATGCGCTGCTCGCGCCGCAGCTGGCGATCA includes these proteins:
- the ugpB gene encoding sn-glycerol-3-phosphate ABC transporter substrate-binding protein UgpB, whose amino-acid sequence is MSSGQALAATPIPFWHSMDAELGKEVDSLAQRFNQTHPEFQVQPVYKGNYEQNLAAGIAAFRTGKPPALLQVYEVGTATMMASNAIEPVYQVFKNAGLAFDESRFVPTVASYYSDGKTGQLLSQPFNSSTPVLYYNKDAFTKAGLDPQSPPKTWQELAEDSAKLRAAGMKCGYTSGWQSWVQLENFSAWNGLPFASRDNGYLGTDAVLEFNKAPQVKHIALLQEMGKKGDFTYVGRKDEPTEKFYNGDCGLLTTSSGSLANIRHYAKFDFGVAMMPYDGDLKGAPQNAIIGGASLWVFKGQDAAVKRGVAEFLAFLAQPEIAAEWHQQTGYLPITKAAYDLTREQGFYTKNPGADIATRQMLNKPPLAFTKGLRLGNMPQIRAVIDEELEGVWTGKQAPQQALDAAVQRGNALLRRFEKSSQ